The Gemmatimonas sp. sequence GGCCGACGCGTTCAACGAACTGTTGGAGAGTGTCCGACAGGCAGGGGCCATCCGCCGTGGCGAGCGAAAGCCGTCACGCTCACGCCAGTTCAAGCCCACGGATGTGAAGGCCGTTCGTGCGGAGCTGGGGCAGTCGCAGGCCGAGTTCGCGCTGATGATCGGTGTCAGCGTCGCCACGCTGCGGAACTGGGAGCAAGGTCGGCGCGTACCGGATGGTCCAGCGCTGGCTCTCCTGCAA is a genomic window containing:
- the nadS gene encoding NadS family protein, producing the protein MKADAFNELLESVRQAGAIRRGERKPSRSRQFKPTDVKAVRAELGQSQAEFALMIGVSVATLRNWEQGRRVPDGPALALLQVAAHNPAAVVDALHRPRRRGAA